The nucleotide sequence atcccacttgatcaataaagctttcctctttaatTCACAATAATtcagattgcaatttcagtttcttgcttgttattcgtttgcttgcaggaaatagaccttcatggtcaagttgatcgtgctccggcgtggtcaataacctctcgaagttggtttagcggttgctaagacgcgacgtccttgcacgttcgtagtcggatcgtcaaagtctactgcaccaaaaacgatagccaccatctcattgaaagatgggACACTTTTCCTCTATTAGAATGTTTATCAGATTTCTATGGGGATTCACGCTATTATGAATAATTTTGTTACCGCTTCTTGTCCAAATGCGTCCATGAAGAAAGGGGGTTGAAGTAGGCCACATTTGGTTTTTGTCAAATTAAATGTGATGCATGTTTTGATCATGATCCGCTTAAGGCACAACTGGGGCGGTCTTGTGAGACGATAAATGCAAATTCATTGTTTGGACATGGAAAGATTAACCGATGTGCGAATGTTCTTATGGTTGAAGTTTGGCTCTTAGATTCGGTTTTTCTCCGGTACAAATGGTGGGATGCAATCGTCTTGTTATTAACTCTGACAATTTGAAGATATTTGATAGTAAAGAATTGAGAACGTTCATCAGGTATTATTTATTTTTGTAAATTCGAGCATCATAATAGGTATTTCCTCCATCTCAAATAAGTGACTCAATCAAATAAGTGACTCAATTTTATACTGACTTTATAGCAAGGTCATCAACAATGTAACTGTTATTTTGAATGAATAAATTCTCCACTTCTGTTTTTTTAAACGCACCGGTGCTGCAAGCATGAAGCCATAAAAATGGACAAAAcaaagggtctgtctaggacacatctaaatgtgacatagttatgtcacatctaagctgattttcactctgtttgtggtctatttttttatcctagttttttttgtttcttattaatgcattatatatttgtgggaggttagatgtgacatccttagaaaacatctagatgtgaattagacaaactgcaaAACAAAACCGCGTCTCCCGGCTTCCCCACCGTTCCGCGTGCACTGTCAGTCTCGCCTCGATCCGATCGGCAGGAAAGGGAATgtcgtcgtcgtcggcggcggcggaacaGCATCGCCACCATGCCGTAGGCGGCCGCGAGCTAGTGCCGCTCGCGGCTCTCATAAAGGAGGAGTCCCGCACCGAGCGGCACGCCGTCACTCGGAGCAGGATCTGCGCGCGTGAGGATGGAGGAGTAGGAGGGGAAGTTGGGGAGGCGGAGACGCGGCGGCCACTGCTACGGTATGGGTGCGCCGCGCAGTCCAAGAAGGGGGAGGACTTCTTCCTGCTCAGGACCGACTGCGCGCGCCCCTCTACTTCCTCGTCCTCTTCCACCACCTCGCATCCCCCCACCTTCGCGGTTTTCGCCGTAAGTCGCGTGCCCTTGTGCTTGCTGAAAGGTTGCTGTGCGGTCTCTAGATGCGGTGGTGGTTGTGCCGCGCGCGTGGTTTCGCTACCGTGTACACTTGATCCGTAGCTGGGGTTTGAGCCCGGGAGTAGCTAAATAGTTAGGTAGTGAGCTTTGGTTCGCTGTTTGAACTTTGAAGCTACTGCATGTGCATCGGCAGCTTGTATTTTGCCATCTCCCATCTGAGGTCGGTGATTGGTGAATTCATGTGCTCAGCTATATATATTCTGATTTGTTGTAGTCATTTGCAGCCTTGTTTTTGGTAGGACCTAGGGGTGGCAGTTTATGCTTGAAAATCATATGTAAGCCATAGCTGCATACACGTGTGCGCTATAAAGTAGAATGCTCTGGTTGAGGGTGGACTAGTCTATTCGATAATTGGATGTTCCATTGCCAGCAGGTTCTTGACGGGCATAACGGCGACGCCGCTGCAATATATACAAGGGACAATCTGCTCAACCATGTCCTGAGCGCGATGCCACAGGGTCTTTCGCGGGAGGAGTGGTTGCATTCTCTGCCCCGTGCGCTTGTCGCGGGATTCGTCAAGACCGACAAGGAATTCCAAACCAAAGGCATGGTTCTGTCACTTGTATTTGGCGTTTTGCTGCAGCACCATAAGTTACGATGAATGTTGATGAATTTCCTTTTGCCGCCATGTACCAGGCCAAACTTCGGGCACAACTGCCACATTTGCGATAATCGATGGCTGGACTATCACTGTTGCTTCAGTTGGCGATTCTCGCTGTATTTTGGATGCTCAGGGTGGGGCTGTTTCTTTGCTTACAGTTGATCACCGACTAGAAGAAAATGTCGAGGAGTGAGTACCAGCTGCTTACCAAGAATGTGCATTACTATGTTGTTTTATTTGGAGGGTTTTGCTAGTCAGCAAACATTCCCCCCCTGCAAAGAAATATAAACTGGTAAAAATAGAGTAGCATGATTGGTGTTTTCCTTTCTTGTATGTATTATGTATTGGATGACTAATTTTTGTTGGTGCCTCTTTGATTCCTTGACACTTTATTGTGTCCTGCGGGATTTAAAATGTTTCATGTGAAAGTCCAGCAAATTCTCGTTGAACCTTTGAATGTTCATGACACCTCTTTGATTCTCACGGAGTAGGGATAACATAGAAAAATGTGGAGATACTATCAATAGATTAGCATTTACTCGACTGGTTATCTGAGTGCAGTGATGGAAGGGGTGGGGAGGGAAAAAGTTAATTAATTGCAATCTTGGTTTCAATGTTAGCCCTGTATTGTGAAATTTCAAGTAATATCATTGCCTTGTATTCTTTTTTTTGTTAATGCCCACTTCACCTAACCATCGAATAAAATGGTGGCAGGAGGGAGCGTGTCACAGCGAGTGGAGGTGAAGTTGGAAGGCTTAGTGTGGTTGGTGGAGCAGAGGTTTGCTCTCAGTTACTACCTCTTTCTGTTAATGAAGGGCATTTAATATGTTTGCTTTTGGTGCTGTTTAAGATAGATCTGTATCCTATACGTATTGGTTAACTTTGGAAGGATGAGCAAACATGCTAAGAATTTGTGTTGGCTCGTCTTTAGATTGGTCCACTGCGATGCTGGCCAGGAGGTTTGTGCCTATCCAGATCCATTGGAGACATAGATGTTGGTGAATTTATCGTACCTGTTCCTTATGTCAAGCAAGTGAAGGTACTTCTATGACATATCATGAATTGCTCCAACTTCTCCTCTTCAGAATATTTTAATTCTATATATATAACCCATAACTTGATGTAAAAATTCCATGCCTATACTTATATGCCATTGCTAGCCGGGAATGCTTTCTGCTTGATGTGTTGTTCATTTTCCATAGTTGTCAAATACTGGTGGGAGGCTTATTATTGCTTCAGACGGCATTTGGGATGCATTGTCTTCAGATGCAGCTGCAAAGTGTTGCAGAGGGTTGCCTGCTGAACTCGCTGCCAAGCAAATAGTTAAGGTAAAACATTTAGCGTGACTTCATAGTTT is from Triticum aestivum cultivar Chinese Spring chromosome 3A, IWGSC CS RefSeq v2.1, whole genome shotgun sequence and encodes:
- the LOC123061207 gene encoding probable protein phosphatase 2C 3 isoform X4; amino-acid sequence: MSSSSAAAEQHRHHAVGGRELVPLAALIKEESRTERHAVTRSRICAREDGGVGGEVGEAETRRPLLRYGCAAQSKKGEDFFLLRTDCARPSTSSSSSTTSHPPTFAVFAQVLDGHNGDAAAIYTRDNLLNHVLSAMPQGLSREEWLHSLPRALVAGFVKTDKEFQTKGQTSGTTATFAIIDGWTITVASVGDSRCILDAQGGAVSLLTVDHRLEENVEERERVTASGGEVGRLSVVGGAEIGPLRCWPGGLCLSRSIGDIDVGEFIVPVPYVKQVKLSNTGGRLIIASDGIWDALSSDAAAKCCRGLPAELAAKQIVKEALKTRGLKDDTTCVVVDIIPPDQTIRPLSPPKKMNKLKSLIFRKKAKDQPNKLTKQLSSVGMVEEIFEEGSAILSERANFSSFEPENVMNMKAVVT
- the LOC123061207 gene encoding probable protein phosphatase 2C 3 isoform X3 produces the protein MSSSSAAAEQHRHHAVGGRELVPLAALIKEESRTERHAVTRSRICAREDGGVGGEVGEAETRRPLLRYGCAAQSKKGEDFFLLRTDCARPSTSSSSSTTSHPPTFAVFAQVLDGHNGDAAAIYTRDNLLNHVLSAMPQGLSREEWLHSLPRALVAGFVKTDKEFQTKGQTSGTTATFAIIDGWTITVASVGDSRCILDAQGGAVSLLTVDHRLEENVEERERVTASGGEVGRLSVVGGAEIGPLRCWPGGLCLSRSIGDIDVGEFIVPVPYVKQVKLSNTGGRLIIASDGIWDALSSDAAAKCCRGLPAELAAKQIVKEALKTRGLKDDTTCVVVDIIPPDQTIRPLSPPKKMNKLKSLIFRKKAKDQPNKLTKQLSSVGMVEEIFEEGSAILSERTNFSSGVRKNFSSGFRNNQSA
- the LOC123061207 gene encoding probable protein phosphatase 2C 3 isoform X2, with the protein product MSSSSAAAEQHRHHAVGGRELVPLAALIKEESRTERHAVTRSRICAREDGGVGGEVGEAETRRPLLRYGCAAQSKKGEDFFLLRTDCARPSTSSSSSTTSHPPTFAVFAVLDGHNGDAAAIYTRDNLLNHVLSAMPQGLSREEWLHSLPRALVAGFVKTDKEFQTKGQTSGTTATFAIIDGWTITVASVGDSRCILDAQGGAVSLLTVDHRLEENVEERERVTASGGEVGRLSVVGGAEIGPLRCWPGGLCLSRSIGDIDVGEFIVPVPYVKQVKLSNTGGRLIIASDGIWDALSSDAAAKCCRGLPAELAAKQIVKEALKTRGLKDDTTCVVVDIIPPDQTIRPLSPPKKMNKLKSLIFRKKAKDQPNKLTKQLSSVGMVEEIFEEGSAILSERLGNDSGSRRTSSSLFTCAICQADLQPSEGTSVHVGSVFSSSSKPWEGPFLCSDCRDKKDAMEGKRPSGVKVL
- the LOC123061207 gene encoding probable protein phosphatase 2C 3 isoform X5, which encodes MSSSSAAAEQHRHHAVGGRELVPLAALIKEESRTERHAVTRSRICAREDGGVGGEVGEAETRRPLLRYGCAAQSKKGEDFFLLRTDCARPSTSSSSSTTSHPPTFAVFAQVLDGHNGDAAAIYTRDNLLNHVLSAMPQGLSREEWLHSLPRALVAGFVKTDKEFQTKGQTSGTTATFAIIDGWTITVASVGDSRCILDAQGGAVSLLTVDHRLEENVEERERVTASGGEVGRLSVVGGAEIGPLRCWPGGLCLSRSIGDIDVGEFIVPVPYVKQVKLSNTGGRLIIASDGIWDALSSDAAAKCCRGLPAELAAKQIVKEALKTRGLKDDTTCVVVDIIPPDQTIRPLSPPKKMNKLKSLIFRKKAKDQPNKLTKQLSSVGMVEEIFEEGSAILSERAGR
- the LOC123061207 gene encoding probable protein phosphatase 2C 3 isoform X6, producing the protein MSSSSAAAEQHRHHAVGGRELVPLAALIKEESRTERHAVTRSRICAREDGGVGGEVGEAETRRPLLRYGCAAQSKKGEDFFLLRTDCARPSTSSSSSTTSHPPTFAVFAQVLDGHNGDAAAIYTRDNLLNHVLSAMPQGLSREEWLHSLPRALVAGFVKTDKEFQTKGQTSGTTATFAIIDGWTITVASVGDSRCILDAQGGAVSLLTVDHRLEENVEERERVTASGGEVGRLSVVGGAEIGPLRCWPGGLCLSRSIGDIDVGEFIVPVPYVKQVKLSNTGGRLIIASDGIWDALSSDAAAKCCRGLPAELAAKQIVKEALKTRGLKDDTTCVVVDIIPPDQTIRPLSPPKKMNKLKSLIFRKKAKDQPNKLTKQLSSVGMVEEIFEEGSAILSERR
- the LOC123061207 gene encoding probable protein phosphatase 2C 3 isoform X7, which codes for MSSSSAAAEQHRHHAVGGRELVPLAALIKEESRTERHAVTRSRICAREDGGVGGEVGEAETRRPLLRYGCAAQSKKGEDFFLLRTDCARPSTSSSSSTTSHPPTFAVFAQVLDGHNGDAAAIYTRDNLLNHVLSAMPQGLSREEWLHSLPRALVAGFVKTDKEFQTKGQTSGTTATFAIIDGWTITVASVGDSRCILDAQGGAVSLLTVDHRLEENVEERERVTASGGEVGRLSVVGGAEIGPLRCWPGGLCLSRSIGDIDVGEFIVPVPYVKQVKLSNTGGRLIIASDGIWDALSSDAAAKCCRGLPAELAAKQIVKEALKTRGLKDDTTCVVVDIIPPDQTIRPLSPPKKMNKLKSLIFRKKAKDQPNKLTKQLSSVGMVEEIFEEGSAILSER
- the LOC123061207 gene encoding probable protein phosphatase 2C 3 isoform X1 encodes the protein MSSSSAAAEQHRHHAVGGRELVPLAALIKEESRTERHAVTRSRICAREDGGVGGEVGEAETRRPLLRYGCAAQSKKGEDFFLLRTDCARPSTSSSSSTTSHPPTFAVFAQVLDGHNGDAAAIYTRDNLLNHVLSAMPQGLSREEWLHSLPRALVAGFVKTDKEFQTKGQTSGTTATFAIIDGWTITVASVGDSRCILDAQGGAVSLLTVDHRLEENVEERERVTASGGEVGRLSVVGGAEIGPLRCWPGGLCLSRSIGDIDVGEFIVPVPYVKQVKLSNTGGRLIIASDGIWDALSSDAAAKCCRGLPAELAAKQIVKEALKTRGLKDDTTCVVVDIIPPDQTIRPLSPPKKMNKLKSLIFRKKAKDQPNKLTKQLSSVGMVEEIFEEGSAILSERLGNDSGSRRTSSSLFTCAICQADLQPSEGTSVHVGSVFSSSSKPWEGPFLCSDCRDKKDAMEGKRPSGVKVL